CTGATTGCTGGAAAGCTAAATTTTGGTCTACCCACGTAAAATAGCGAGGAACCACTTTTTGAGACAAGTAGTAATCGGAAATGATCCATGTATTATGGCATGTATATATACATTCGGTTGCGTTGGTTCCATGAATCAGAATATCAGATGACATAATACTCATTTTGTGAGAGGTTTACATGGTCGATTTCGGTTTTTGGGCCCTGGTGTTGATTCTTGGCGTGGTTTTCACCTTCTGGGGCTGGTTCGGCCGGAAGCGGGAGGCGGAGCTGAAAAAACACCTGCTGGGGAAGGTCCCGTCGGTCACGATCACGGCCCCATTCCCTGGGCCGTCGGTCAGCACCGACAGCGGCACCCCGGCGAAAACAACGTGCAAAAAATGCGGGGTCGTGTTCGAACCGGCCATTACCCTGAGACTGCCCCTCACCGCCGCAGGGATGCTTCTGGGGTACAGTATCGGCGCGTCAATCGAGAAAATCCCCATCATCCCGATGCTGATGATGCTGATCGGCAACCGCTACATCGACATGATCATCTTCGGCGTCCTGGGCCACCAGATCGGCCGCAGATATGGGCGCTGTCCCGCATGTGGAGCGTTTCAACGGCTTTATTGAGTCCTGCATATCAAAAACCAGCTTCGTGTCTCCGTTCGTGCTGAGCTTGTCGAAGCACGAACAGCCACTTGCCGATGGTTCCTCATTTCGCCCTTCGACAAGCTCAGGGCGAACGGTTGGTTTTCATTCTGAAGGACTCAATAGATCGTCCTGAGCCTGTCGACGAGGCAAGGACTTCTCGTGCTTCGACAGGCTCAGCACGAACGGGCTGGGCCTTACGCTGAAGGGGCGGGGCGGGAGGCCTGGAATTTTCTTGCTTGTCGCCAGTAGGATGACGAGAGGAAGCGGGCGAGGATGAGGGGGAAGGCGGTCAGTATGACCGTGCCGAGGAGGGTTTCCTGGACGGGTGTCCAGCCGTATTGGCTGGGGTCTTGGGCCTGGGCGTACAGGCCGAGGAGGATGAGGGCCCAGAAGCCGGCCGCGAGGGTGTAGATCAGGCGGGCGACGTAGAGTTTCAAGGCAGAGGGGGCGGTGGCAACGGGTTCTTCCGTTTCTTCCACGACGGGCGGGCCGCCGTGGCTGGCGATCCGCTGGAGGGAGAGGCGGCGGCCGGTTTCGAAGAGGTTGCGAAGGGTCTTCCAGATGTAGACAGGGCCGGCCAGGAACATGATCAGAACGAGAAGGGGCTGCTGGCTGAGCAGGAAGGCGTCGTAGAGGCCGTGGCCGAAAACGGCGTAGAGGTAGCCCCGGACGATGAGGGATTGCTGCTGCTCGGGCGGGGCGAACTTCGCAAGACCGGCGTAATACCCCATCATGGCACCCCAGGCGAGGTGGCCGGGGACCGACAGGACGGCGCGCAGGACACCGACGCCGGCGCCGTGGTCGAGGACGTAGAAGAAGTTCTCGACGCCGGCGAACCCGAGCGATGCGGCCGAGACGTAGACGATGCCGTCGTTTTCCTCGTTGAAGTTCGGGTCGTTCCAGACGGGAACGAGGCCGGCGAGAAGTTTTCCGAGCTCTTCGACGGCGGCGATCCCGAGGAACGAGAAGAGGAAGATGCCGGCGAGGTCTTTCGGCGGGCCGCCGAACGCGAATTTCTCGATGGCGACCTCGACGATCACAACGGGAACGATCGCCATCGCGCCCCATTTCATGACCTTCATGACGAGCTCGACCGGCTCCGGCTCGGCGCGGTCCATATAGCGGAGATACCGGAAGAACATCACGATCGGGGCAATCGACAGAATTGTCAATACAAGAAACGGCAGCACGTGCGAACCTCCCGGAAAATCCTTCTCACATTGCCATTGTTCCCCATCGCCCCCTGAAAAGTAAAGGGCGATTTTCGAACCGGTTTTTCGCCATTCCGGATAAGGTCGTCACCGTCACAGATCTTCATCTGAACTACTTTTCAGACTAATCGGGTATTTTTGCAAGTTGAACTTGCATAAATACCCTCCCGATCGTATGATTAGGTTGGAATGATACCGCGCACGATCGAAAACCTCCTGAAGAAGCTGGCCCGGCAGTATCCGGTGATCACCGTAACGGGGCCACGTCAGAGCGGAAAAACCACGCTCTGCCGGGCCGCGTTTCCGAAGATGCCGTATGTCAGTCTCGAAGCCCATGATATCCGTTCATTTGCCATGGATGATCCTCGCGGCTTTCTGGCACAGTATTCCGGCGGTGCGATTCTCGACGAGATCCAGCGTGCACCGGAACTGCCCTCGTATATCCAGACGCTCGTCGATGAAGACCCTGCGCCTGGGCGTTTCATCCTGACCGGCAGCCAGCAACTCGAAATGACGAATGTCGTTTCGCAGTCACTCGCGGGCCGGACGACGCTTCTGAAGCTTCTTCCGTTCAGTATCGACGAACTCGGGCCGAGGCGGTTGCCAAAGAGTCTCGACGAGGTTCTTCTCACGGGGTTCTATCCTCGGATTCACGATCGGGGCCTCGACCCGGTGCGCACTCTGGCCGATTATTTCGAAACGTATGTCGAGCGTGACCTCCGGCAGTTGGCCCATCTACGCGACCTCAGCCTCTTCACGCGGTTCGTCAAGTTGTGCGCGGGAAGGGTGGGGAACCTCTGCAATCTCCAGGGACTGGCCGCCGACACGGGCGTCTCGCATACGACGGCCCGGGCCTGGATGAGGCTTCTCGAAGCCTGCTACGTCGTCTTTCTCCTGCCGCCATGGTATCGAAACGTCAGCCGCAGACTGATCAAATCACCCAAGCTCTACTTTTACGACGTCGGGCTCGCGACGCATCTCCTCGGCATCGAAACGCCGGAACAGGTTTCCCGTGATCCTCTGCGAGGCGCCCTGTTCGAGAACCTGATCGTGCTCGAATGCCTGAAGCATCGATATCATCGCGGTCAGCGGAGCAACCTCACCTTTTTCCGGGATGTGAAAGGCAACGAGATCGATCTCGTCATCGAAGAGGGTCGCGAGGTGTTTCCCATCGAAGTAAAGTCCGGCGCCACCGTTCCCGGCGATGCCGGCAGAGGGTTCGAGTCATTCGAGCGTCTTGCCGGCCCCTTTCCCCGGGGAAGCGCCGTCGTCTACGGCGGCGATCGCCCCGAGAAGCGCACCGACCGTTCCTTCGTTCCCTGGCGCGATCTTCACGACCTGCTGAACGGGCTCAGCGGTACAAGCGGTGGGAATTCCCCGTGATCGACAGGGAGATACTCGACAGGTTGCTGGCGCAGATACCGGCGAAGCCGGGGGTGTATATCATGCGCAATACTTCCGGGCAGGTGATCTACGTCGGGAAGTCGCGGCGGCTGGTCAGCCGGGTCAGGTCGTATTTTCGGGCCCGGCATCGGGATGCGAAGACGAACCGGCTCGTCGCGGCGGTGGCGGATCTCGAGTTCGTCGTGACCGACACCGAGTCGGAGGCGCTGATCCTCGAGAACAACCTGATCAAGAAGCACAAGCCCTGGTATAACATCCTCCTCAAAGACAGCAAGACGCACCCGTATCTGATGGTGACGACGAGCGAGACGTACCCGCGCATCCTGAAAGTGCGGCGGGTGACGTTCAACGATGGCAACCTGTATTTCGGGCCGTTCACGGACGAGTACGGCCTCAAGCGCATCATCGAGTTTCTGAACGTGACGTTCCGGCTCTGTTCGTCGGGAAAGGTGATCGATCCCGACAAGCCTGCCCAGCGGAAACAGTGCCTCCGTCACGATCTCGGCGCATGCCGCGGCGCCTGCTACGGCAGGATTTCCCCCGATGAATACCGGGCTCTCGTCGACAGGGCCGTCCGGGTACTCACCGGGAAAGAGCCGCCCGACCTCGGCGCCCTTACGAAACAGATGGAAACCCTCTCCGCGCAGTTCCGGTTCGAGGAAGCGGCGGAGCTCCGCGACACGATCGGGGCCTTCACAGGCTTCATGGCCGCGCAGAAAGTCGAGTTCCTCAAGCCCGTCGACGGCGACGTCTGGGGACTTTCCGAGAGCGGCGACACCTTCATCGCGTCGGTCTTCTTCATCCGCGACGGGAAACTGATCGGCCGGCGCACGATCGAAGCCGAGCGGGAGCCCGGCTCGAACACAGGCGAGCTTCTCGGCACGCTGATGTCGCGGTTCTACGACGCCAATATCATTCCGCACCGAATTCTCACCTCGATCTGCCCGCATCCGCTGTCGGCGCTCAGGGACATGCTTTCCGCAACCAGCGGCCATGCCGTGCGCATCGCGACGCCGCGGCGCGGCAGGTTCAGGAAGCTGCTCGCCCTCGCGAACCAGAATGCCCTCGAACTGATGAAGAACATTCGCGCCGAAGGGGAGGGCAGGGTGGCCGACGGGGTTCTCGAACTCGAGCGCATGCTTTCGCTGAAGCGCACGCCGCGCCGCATCGAGTGCGTCGACATCTCGCACGTCGGAGGCGTCGACCCCGTCGCGTCGCTCGTCACGGCGATCAACGGCGTCCCGAAGAAGAGCGAATACCGGCTGTATCACATCAAGACCGCGTCCGGCGGGGACGACCCGGCCTCGATCGGGGAAGTCACCCGGCGCCGGTTCACCCGCAGGCTCGAAGAGGGCAGCCCATTGTGCGACCTGTATGTGGTCGACGGCGGCATCACCCAGGTGCGATCGGCCAGGGCTGTGCTCGACGAACTGGGCGTCGACCGCGAGGTGTGGGGGCTCGCCAAGAAGGAGGAGCTCCTCGTGCCGCCCGAGGGCGAGCCCGTGAGGCTTCCGCACACGTCGTCGGCCCTGCGCATGCTCGTGAAACTCAGGAACGAAGCGCACCGGTTCGCGAACTCGTTCCAGAAGAAAGTTCACGGGAAATCGACGATGCGGTCTTCGTTGTTGAATCTGCCGGGCGTCGGGGAAAAGACGCTCCGCAAGGTGATCGATGCGTTCGGGTCGGTTCTCCGGGCTTCTGAGGCCACGGCCGAGGAACTGGCGCATCGTGCGGGCATACCGCTCAAGACGGCGAACCTGATTTGGACGGCCCTGCGGGGGAAGGGGGGGGCGTGATACAATGTTCGCCATCCCTCCGCGACGGGTATTCATGGATCGCGGACGGGGCACACAACGCGTGCGGGTGTGCCGTTTGCATTTGCTGGCTGGGGGCGGGTTTCAAACCCACCCCTACGGAAGATGGGGTTGTCATATTATCAGCAATATAGATTTTATTCGGATTCGTTTGTTTGTATACATATTCGTATGTTGCATGATGATGCCCGGTCATGCCACACCGGCAAGCGGGGCGGATCAACTCCTTGCGGAGGCTTTTTCGACGGCGTTTCGGGACCCGGAGGAGTTTCGGGCGACGGGATTGTTCGAGAAGCTCGGGTATGCGCCGGACCAGGTCAGGGCGATGGCCGAGATCACGCCGCGGCCGGCATCGCTGACGGTCGAAGCCGAGCCGGCCGGCGACGCTTCGGGGGCGTTCCGGCTGATTCGGGTCAGGTGTTCGGGAGTGCAGTATTACAACCTGACGATCGATCATGCGGGGTTCGAGTTTCCCGACGTGCGGGTCGACCCCGAAGCCCTCGCAAACGGGCATCTGCGGTTTGTTTCGGCCGGGCGCATCGATCTCGAGACGCATGTTTCCGCCGACGACATTCTGAAGGTGTTCCGTTTTTTCGCGAAGGCCCAGCGGCTTTCCCAGATGTCGCTCCGGATCGCGCCGCAGGAAACGGTTCTGACAGGCAATGTCCGGAAGGGGATTTTCGTCGCGAGATTCCGCGTCAACGGACAGCCGAAACTCATTTCGACGGACCGGATCGCGTTCGACTGCCGCAAGATGGACATCAACGGCGTTCCCCTTCCCGCCGCCGCGATCAGGGCGATGTTCTCGCGCATCAACCCCGTCTTCGACGCCAGGAAAACCTGGCTGAACCTGAAACTCCGGGAAATGGGCGTCGAAAGCGGTTTTGTCGCGACGAAAGCCACGATTCACCCGGCGCAGGCCACGGCCGCGTCGGCAACTTCCATTCTTCCGCGAGGATGACCATGCCCAGCCCACGACGCATTCACCGCATTGCAACGTCCCTGCACAACCGTCAGACGGACATCATCGTCGCGCTCGACGGGGTGCACGATCCACATAACGTCAGCGCGATCCTGCGCACCTCCGACGCGGTCGGCGTCGACCGGGTCATCTGGCGCCCAGATCCCGAAGCGAAGTGGGTGAACCCCGAAGTCACGCGCGGCTCGGAACGCTGGGTGGCTCTCGAGGATTACGATGACTTCCTCGGCGAGATGCAGAAGTTCAAGAAGGCGGGGTACAAGATCGCCGCGACCCATCTCGCGCGCAACGCCGTCGATTTCCGCAAGATCGACTGGACGAAGCCCTGGATCGTCGTCATGGGAAACGAGCATCGCGGCTGCACCGACGAAGTGCTCGAGATCGCCGATGAAAATATATTCTTACCTATGTACGGTCTCGTCCAGAGTCTCAACGTCTCGGTCGCAACCGCAGTCACCCTGTACGAGATTCAGCGCCAGCGCGAACTCGCCGGAATGTATGGGCGCCAACGATCTTCAGAGCACGTCGAATACATGATGCAGCGCTGGAATCTCGGAGTCGAGGGATTTACGCTGACTGACCTCCTCGAGTATCCCAGCTCCCCCCTTCCCGCCGAATCTGGTGATCATCAGGACGGACGGAAGGTTCCTCGCAAACGGAAAAAAGTCGTTACGGCAGCCTGTTGAACGTCTCGACCATGGCCGGGTCTGTCGTTTCGTCCAGTTTGACCGTCCTGGGCAATTCTGATACGCTTGTGTCGTATCGCACAGATTATTGATTCCTGCAGAATGAAAGCCACCCCTTCGCCCTGAGCCTGTCGAAGGGCGAATTGAGGAATCATCGGCAAGTGGCTGTTCGTGCTTCGACAAGCTCAGCACGAACGGAGACACGAAGCTGGTTTTTGATATGCAGGACTCAATAGTATTTTTCCCGAGGAGGATATCGAGATGGAAATGCCTCGTGTTTCCCGTCGTTCAGCCTTCGTTGCTGCTTTGACCTGCATGGTGTTTTTCCTGGCTTCCTATTGTTCCGTCCCCCTGTCTGCTGATCCCGACACGATCCAGAAGATCAACCAGATATTCGACATGAGGCTGGAGAACGAACTTCAGCTCAGACAGACACATAAAGAGTATTTGAAATATTATAAGAGCGACCATCCGCAGGACATGCAGAAAACCTATGAACTCGAAGCGCAGATGAATATCCTGAAAGAAAAGGGCGAACGGCTCTATCATGAATATCACTGGCTTCTCGCGAAAATTCCTGAACCGCAGAAAACGCAGATTGTCATTGCCAATAACGTGAAAGAAATGGAATTCTTTAAGAAGCATTCTCAGAGCAGTTCCGGGAATCATCGTACCGACTGACGCCCCTCGGGTTGCAGAGGAAGCAAACAGGCCGGGTTCGTTCCCCGGCCTGTTTGCTTCCCCGACGATGTTCCTTTATCATTCAACATTCATTCTTCATCCCCCTTTTGAAAGGACATTTTCATGAATCCCACCAGGCCTGGCTACCCCTTTTCGCGCGAGCTTCATGTCGAGGGGCATCTGATCGATTCGGGCATCATGTCAGCCTGTATGGATCTGATCATCAAGAACGAAGGCGAGTACGAGATCCACGAGTTCGTCGTCGGAAAGTCGCACGAACAGCCGTCCCGTGCCAGGTTCACGGTGTTCGGAAGGACGGAGGCGGAGCTTCAGACGCTCTGCGAAGGACTTCACGGGCACGGCTGCCAGCCGGTCGTCGAAGAGAACGCGGTTCTGAAACCGGCTTTGCAAGACTGGGTCGTTCCCGAGGATTTTTACGCCACGACAAACCACCTGACCGAGGTCCGTCTGGACGGCGTGTGGTACAAAGCGCGAAACCAGCGCATGGACGCGGTTCTCGTCTGCTCGAAGCAGGGAAGCGGCTGGGACATCGTCTGCCGCAAGTTCCGCGACGTGAAGGCCGGCGACCTGATCGCCTGCGGCATTCGCGGCATACGCATCAAGCCGGAATCCAAGGAGCGCGACCGGGAAGAGTTCGCGTTCATGAACAGCGAGGTCAGTTCCGAGCGCCGTGTCCGGATCGCGGTGAAAAAGATCGCGCAGACGATCATCGACAAGCGGAAAAACGGCGGCAAACTCGGCATCACGCTCGGTCCCGTCGTTGTACACACGGGCGGCGCCGAGTACCTTTCGCGCATGATCCGCGACGGGTACGTCGACTTCCTTCTTTCCGGCAACGCGTCGGCGGTACACGATATCGAGCAGAGCCTCTTCAGGACGTCGCTGGGCATCGACATCGAAAGCGGCGAACCGGTCGAGGACGGCCATCGCAATCATCTTCGGGCCATCAACGAGATCTTCCGGTGCGGGTCGGTGAAGAACGCGGTCGAACAGGGCGTTCTCACACACGGCATTTTTTACGAATGCGTGAAGCGCAATGTTCCGTTCGCGCTCGCCGGAAGCATCCGAGACGACGGCCCGCTTCCGGAGGTGTACACCGACATGGTCGTGGCGCAGAAAGCCTATTTCGACCTGATGCAGGGATGTACCGTGATGCTGATCCTTTCGACGATGCTCCACGGCATCGGCGTCGGGAATATGCTTCCCGGTTGGGTCAAGACGATCTGCGTCGACATCAACCCTGCGGTCGTCACGAAACTCGCGGACCGCGGTTCCCACCAGACGATCGGCATCGTGACCGACGTCGGCAGCTTTCTGGCCGCGCTGTACCACGAACTGAAGAAGCTCGACCCCGGAACGACTTCCGCCTGACGGAGAAAACTTTTCTCTCGCGCGCGAAAATTCGTTAAGAAACCTGCGCTTCCGGCCGAAGAGGG
Above is a window of Candidatus Ozemobacteraceae bacterium DNA encoding:
- a CDS encoding PrsW family glutamic-type intramembrane protease, whose amino-acid sequence is MLPFLVLTILSIAPIVMFFRYLRYMDRAEPEPVELVMKVMKWGAMAIVPVVIVEVAIEKFAFGGPPKDLAGIFLFSFLGIAAVEELGKLLAGLVPVWNDPNFNEENDGIVYVSAASLGFAGVENFFYVLDHGAGVGVLRAVLSVPGHLAWGAMMGYYAGLAKFAPPEQQQSLIVRGYLYAVFGHGLYDAFLLSQQPLLVLIMFLAGPVYIWKTLRNLFETGRRLSLQRIASHGGPPVVEETEEPVATAPSALKLYVARLIYTLAAGFWALILLGLYAQAQDPSQYGWTPVQETLLGTVILTAFPLILARFLSSSYWRQARKFQASRPAPSA
- a CDS encoding TIGR00300 family protein, with the protein product MNPTRPGYPFSRELHVEGHLIDSGIMSACMDLIIKNEGEYEIHEFVVGKSHEQPSRARFTVFGRTEAELQTLCEGLHGHGCQPVVEENAVLKPALQDWVVPEDFYATTNHLTEVRLDGVWYKARNQRMDAVLVCSKQGSGWDIVCRKFRDVKAGDLIACGIRGIRIKPESKERDREEFAFMNSEVSSERRVRIAVKKIAQTIIDKRKNGGKLGITLGPVVVHTGGAEYLSRMIRDGYVDFLLSGNASAVHDIEQSLFRTSLGIDIESGEPVEDGHRNHLRAINEIFRCGSVKNAVEQGVLTHGIFYECVKRNVPFALAGSIRDDGPLPEVYTDMVVAQKAYFDLMQGCTVMLILSTMLHGIGVGNMLPGWVKTICVDINPAVVTKLADRGSHQTIGIVTDVGSFLAALYHELKKLDPGTTSA
- a CDS encoding ATP-binding protein; protein product: MIPRTIENLLKKLARQYPVITVTGPRQSGKTTLCRAAFPKMPYVSLEAHDIRSFAMDDPRGFLAQYSGGAILDEIQRAPELPSYIQTLVDEDPAPGRFILTGSQQLEMTNVVSQSLAGRTTLLKLLPFSIDELGPRRLPKSLDEVLLTGFYPRIHDRGLDPVRTLADYFETYVERDLRQLAHLRDLSLFTRFVKLCAGRVGNLCNLQGLAADTGVSHTTARAWMRLLEACYVVFLLPPWYRNVSRRLIKSPKLYFYDVGLATHLLGIETPEQVSRDPLRGALFENLIVLECLKHRYHRGQRSNLTFFRDVKGNEIDLVIEEGREVFPIEVKSGATVPGDAGRGFESFERLAGPFPRGSAVVYGGDRPEKRTDRSFVPWRDLHDLLNGLSGTSGGNSP
- a CDS encoding TrmH family RNA methyltransferase; the encoded protein is MPSPRRIHRIATSLHNRQTDIIVALDGVHDPHNVSAILRTSDAVGVDRVIWRPDPEAKWVNPEVTRGSERWVALEDYDDFLGEMQKFKKAGYKIAATHLARNAVDFRKIDWTKPWIVVMGNEHRGCTDEVLEIADENIFLPMYGLVQSLNVSVATAVTLYEIQRQRELAGMYGRQRSSEHVEYMMQRWNLGVEGFTLTDLLEYPSSPLPAESGDHQDGRKVPRKRKKVVTAAC
- the uvrC gene encoding excinuclease ABC subunit UvrC, translated to MIDREILDRLLAQIPAKPGVYIMRNTSGQVIYVGKSRRLVSRVRSYFRARHRDAKTNRLVAAVADLEFVVTDTESEALILENNLIKKHKPWYNILLKDSKTHPYLMVTTSETYPRILKVRRVTFNDGNLYFGPFTDEYGLKRIIEFLNVTFRLCSSGKVIDPDKPAQRKQCLRHDLGACRGACYGRISPDEYRALVDRAVRVLTGKEPPDLGALTKQMETLSAQFRFEEAAELRDTIGAFTGFMAAQKVEFLKPVDGDVWGLSESGDTFIASVFFIRDGKLIGRRTIEAEREPGSNTGELLGTLMSRFYDANIIPHRILTSICPHPLSALRDMLSATSGHAVRIATPRRGRFRKLLALANQNALELMKNIRAEGEGRVADGVLELERMLSLKRTPRRIECVDISHVGGVDPVASLVTAINGVPKKSEYRLYHIKTASGGDDPASIGEVTRRRFTRRLEEGSPLCDLYVVDGGITQVRSARAVLDELGVDREVWGLAKKEELLVPPEGEPVRLPHTSSALRMLVKLRNEAHRFANSFQKKVHGKSTMRSSLLNLPGVGEKTLRKVIDAFGSVLRASEATAEELAHRAGIPLKTANLIWTALRGKGGA
- a CDS encoding DUF2993 domain-containing protein, whose translation is MMMPGHATPASGADQLLAEAFSTAFRDPEEFRATGLFEKLGYAPDQVRAMAEITPRPASLTVEAEPAGDASGAFRLIRVRCSGVQYYNLTIDHAGFEFPDVRVDPEALANGHLRFVSAGRIDLETHVSADDILKVFRFFAKAQRLSQMSLRIAPQETVLTGNVRKGIFVARFRVNGQPKLISTDRIAFDCRKMDINGVPLPAAAIRAMFSRINPVFDARKTWLNLKLREMGVESGFVATKATIHPAQATAASATSILPRG